The genomic region AAGGGTGTCACATTCGCTCCTGGAGGTCGACACAACGTAAAGGCTGGTGCTAGTCGGCCTCATCGGTAAGAATATTTATGTGTTGTTAGTATTTTTTGATTGATGGAGGTCGACAGATTTGTATGATATTTAGTTGTTAATTTCTACAGACTGAGAAAAATGTCTACAACTAGTGGGAGTGATGGAAGCAACCAGAGTTAGTGTCCAGCATCTGAAGCACCTATGCAAGAGTCACCATCTGTCACTGATTCTATCAACGATTCAGAGCCAATTGATATAGACGATGAGGATGAAGAGGACGAAGATGTTGTAGCTGGGTCCAAGAGGAAACAAACTTCAGCAGTTTGGAAAGAGTTCACAGAAGTGCGGATTGGAGGCAATGTACATGCAAAATGCAACTATTGCTCCAAGAAGCTTTCAGGATCATCAAAGAATGGGACTAACCACCTTCGTCTCCATTTAAAGTCTTGTGTGCAAAAGAAGATCAAGGTTAATGGAAAGACCATGGCACAGGCTTCTTTGAGGTTTGGAAAAACAGATGCTGGGACAGTTTCAGTTGAGAATTACACCTTTGATCAAGACATAGCTAGACAAGAACTTAGTGCAATGATAGTACTTCATGAGTACCCCTTAAGCATGGTTGACCATGTAGGTTTCCGAAGGTTTGTTGGTGCACTTCAGCCACTTTTTAGGATTGGGACAAGGAACACTATAAGGTATTAGAGTTGTGACTTCTAGTTGTACTTCTAGCTAAAATGTATTTCCTAATGATTTTGCTTTTGTTCTAGATCTGATATTATGGCACAATATGAGTTGGAGAGAAAGAAAGCAATTGAGTATATGGCTGGAATTCAATCAAGAGTTGCTATCACCACTGACTTATG from Zea mays cultivar B73 chromosome 6, Zm-B73-REFERENCE-NAM-5.0, whole genome shotgun sequence harbors:
- the LOC109940613 gene encoding zinc finger BED domain-containing protein RICESLEEPER 3-like, with the translated sequence MAQASLRFGKTDAGTVSVENYTFDQDIARQELSAMIVLHEYPLSMVDHVGFRRFVGALQPLFRIGTRNTIRSDIMAQYELERKKAIEYMAGIQSRVAITTDLWTSDNQKRGYMAIIAHFIDESWTLRNIIMRFIYVPAPHTAAVIGDELYESLVDWNIDEKISSITLDNCTTNDAEASKHGV